Proteins from a single region of Ziziphus jujuba cultivar Dongzao chromosome 1, ASM3175591v1:
- the LOC107425316 gene encoding GTP-binding protein ERG, which translates to MRMAALRALKTISALSLKPHIIPLNPILFHRFYAAQAQENDPSYSPTVSDSENGGSDSVFDSSHYTITSTDSDAKTQTRPRQPTWDKRYREKVDGLIFGKDTQKGKLRIFEVEEDKRRRVLAKALLEAALEGAEEDEDENEDLVVKEEDQKSLFVGIIGAPNAGKSALTNYMVGTKVAAVSRKTNTTIHEVLGVMTKGNTQICFFDTPGLRLKCSGKPYKDIRVRVESAWRSVELYDVVIVIFDVHRHLTSPDQRVIGLIQRLGAQPHPKQKRVLCMNKVDLVEKKKDLLKVAEQFNGLPGFERYFMISGLKGFGVKDLTQYLVEQAFKRPWDEDPLNMSEEVMKNISLEVVRERLLDHVHQEIPYGIQHRLMDWKELRNGSLRIEQHLITNKLSQRKILVGKNGSKIGRIGVEANEELRSIFKREVHLILQVRLK; encoded by the exons ATGAGAATGGCAGCTTTACGAGCTCTGAAAACTATTTCGGCCCTCTCCCTAAAGCCCCATATAATCCCTCTAAATCCGATACTTTTCCATAGATTTTACGCTGCCCAAGCGCAAGAGAATGACCCCTCTTACAGCCCCACGGTCTCAGACAGTGAAAATGGTGGTTCAGACTCGGTTTTTGACAGTTCCCATTATACAATAACAAGCACTGATTCAGATGCCAAGACTCAAACCCGTCCTCGGCAACCCACTTGGGACAAAAGATACAGGGAGAAAGTTGATGGATTGATATTTGGGAAGGATACCCAGAAAGGGAAATTGAGAATTTTTGAGGTGGAGGAGGATAAGAGGCGGAGAGTGCTTGCCAAGGCTCTGCTTGAGGCAGCATTGGAGGGGGCAGAGGAAGATGAGGACGAGAATGAGGATTTGGTTGTGAAGGAGGAGGACCAGAAATCATTGTTCGTCGGGATAATCGGTGCACCAAACGCAGGGAAATCTGCACTTACTAATTATATg GTTGGGACAAAGGTTGCAGCTGTTTCAAGGAAGACAAACACAACTATTCATGAAGTCTTAGGAGTCATGACAAAAGGAAACACCCAAATT TGTTTCTTTGATACCCCAGGGCTAAGGTTGAAGTGCAGTGGAAAACCATACAAGGATATAAGGGTTCGTGTAGAAAGTGCATGGAGATCAGTTGAATTGTATGATGTGGTCATTGTAATTTTTGATGTCCACAGACATCTAACCAG TCCTGATCAAAGAGTGATAGGATTGATTCAGCGTTTGGGAGCACAACCACACCCAAAACAAAAGCGAGTGTTATGTATGAACAAGGTTGACTTagttgagaaaaagaaagatctgTTAAAGGTTGCAGAACAATTCAATGGGCTTCCTGGTTTTGAAAG GTATTTCATGATCTCTGGATTGAAGGGCTTTGGAGTGAAAGATCTTACTCAATACTTGGTGGAGCAGGCAT TCAAAAGACCTTGGGATGAAGATCCGCTTAATATGAGTGAGGAAGTTATGAAGAACATATCTTTGGAGGTTGTCCGGGAAAGGTTGTTAGACCATGTTCATCAG GAAATCCCATATGGTATCCAACACCGTTTGATGGATTGGAAGGAGTTGCGAAATGGTTCACTTAGGATTGAACAACATTTGATCACCAACAAATTAAGTCAGCGCAAGATTCTTGTCGGAAAGAATGGCTCCAAAATAGG GAGAATTGGCGTTGAAGCCAATGAGGAGCTAAGATCAATCTTCAAGAGGGAAGTGCATCTCATCCTCCAGGTTCGACTTAAATGA